The Halocalculus aciditolerans genome includes a window with the following:
- a CDS encoding acyl-CoA dehydrogenase family protein — protein sequence MLDYVDLEADLSKEEQLIQETAREFVEEEFKPDAGEHFIEGTFPTELIPEMGELGFYAPNLEGYGLPNVSERAYGLLMQELEAGDSGLRSMASVQGALVMYPIHAFGSEEQKETWLPDLGMGEAVGCFGLTEPNHGSNPSRMETHAEKDGDEYVLNGAKTWITNSPISDVAVVWAKDRSDDDTVKGFVVDTDLDGVTTNKIDEKLSLRASITGEINLNNVRLSEEDVLPGVEGMKGPLSCLTQARYGIAWGAVGAARDAFEEARAYATDREQFGKPIGGFQIQQEKLAEMATQITNAQLLAHRLSDLKERGDLRPQQVSMAKRNNVRMARDQTRVAREMLGGNGITADYSPMRHLSNMETVYTYEGTHDIHSLILGQDLTGIAAFE from the coding sequence ATGCTTGACTACGTCGACCTGGAAGCCGACCTCTCCAAGGAGGAACAGCTCATCCAGGAGACCGCACGCGAGTTCGTCGAAGAGGAGTTCAAGCCGGACGCGGGCGAGCACTTCATCGAGGGCACGTTCCCGACCGAGCTCATCCCGGAGATGGGCGAACTCGGCTTCTACGCGCCGAACCTCGAAGGCTACGGGCTGCCGAACGTCTCCGAGCGCGCGTACGGCCTCCTCATGCAGGAGCTCGAAGCCGGTGACTCCGGCCTCCGCTCGATGGCGAGCGTGCAGGGCGCACTCGTCATGTACCCCATCCACGCCTTCGGGAGCGAGGAGCAGAAGGAGACCTGGCTCCCCGACCTCGGGATGGGCGAAGCCGTCGGCTGCTTCGGGCTCACCGAGCCGAACCACGGGTCGAACCCGTCGCGGATGGAGACGCACGCCGAGAAGGACGGCGACGAGTACGTCCTCAACGGCGCGAAGACGTGGATCACGAACTCCCCCATCTCCGACGTCGCCGTCGTCTGGGCGAAAGACCGCAGCGACGACGACACCGTGAAGGGCTTCGTCGTCGACACCGACCTCGACGGCGTCACGACGAACAAGATCGACGAGAAACTCAGCCTCCGCGCGTCCATCACGGGCGAGATCAACCTGAACAACGTCCGCCTCAGCGAGGAGGACGTCCTCCCCGGCGTCGAGGGGATGAAGGGCCCGCTCTCCTGTCTCACGCAGGCGCGCTACGGCATCGCCTGGGGCGCCGTCGGCGCGGCCCGCGACGCCTTCGAGGAGGCTCGCGCGTACGCGACCGACCGCGAGCAGTTCGGCAAGCCCATCGGCGGCTTCCAGATTCAACAGGAGAAGCTCGCGGAGATGGCGACGCAGATCACGAACGCTCAACTCCTCGCGCACCGCCTCAGCGACCTGAAAGAGCGCGGCGACCTCCGCCCGCAGCAGGTCTCGATGGCGAAGCGGAACAACGTCCGCATGGCCCGCGACCAGACGCGCGTCGCCCGCGAGATGCTCGGCGGCAACGGCATCACCGCTGACTACAGCCCGATGCGCCACCTCTCGAACATGGAGACCGTCTACACCTACGAGGGAACCCACGACATCCACTCCCTCATCCTCGGCCAGGACCTCACCGGCATCGCCGCGTTCGAATAA
- the xacF gene encoding 2,5-dioxovalerate dehydrogenase: MAYENYIDGEWVAAESGETATVRNPADLDDVVGEFPASGEADVDAAVAAASAAQSEWAATPAPERGALLRELADELEAREDELAETLTREEGKVLGEAAGEVGHAIDSLRYYSEAIRDFGGDVKNASARDKRLFTRREPVGVVGLIAAWNYPIAIPVWKLGPALAAGNAAVFKPASATPNVMRKVFECIDAVGFPDGVANYVVGSGSEVGSALTSHPGVNAVSFTGSTATGRRVYESACEDQKRVQTEMGGKNPTIVSDSADLEDALDIVQGGAFGVTGQACTATSRAIVYEDVYDEFLEGIVARTESIEVGPGLKGGEMGPQANESELEGTLDYVDVAKEDGATLETGGGRPEAETDGYFVEPTVFSDVDPEMRIAQEEVFGPLLAVIPVSGFEEAVEVANGVDYGLAASIVTQDHSEANRFVDESESGLVKINEGTTGTEVNVPFGGIKDSSSNTFREQGDAGLRFYTRLKTVYDSY, encoded by the coding sequence ATGGCGTACGAGAACTACATCGACGGTGAGTGGGTCGCGGCGGAATCGGGCGAGACGGCGACGGTGCGGAATCCGGCGGACCTCGACGACGTCGTGGGGGAGTTCCCGGCGTCGGGTGAGGCGGACGTGGACGCGGCGGTCGCGGCGGCGTCGGCGGCGCAGTCCGAGTGGGCGGCGACGCCCGCGCCGGAGCGAGGGGCGTTGTTGCGGGAGCTCGCGGACGAACTGGAGGCGCGCGAGGACGAGTTGGCGGAGACGCTGACGCGCGAGGAGGGGAAGGTGCTCGGGGAGGCGGCGGGCGAGGTCGGGCACGCGATCGACAGTCTCCGGTACTACTCGGAGGCGATTCGGGACTTCGGCGGGGACGTGAAGAACGCGAGCGCGCGGGATAAGCGGCTGTTCACGCGGCGCGAGCCGGTGGGGGTGGTGGGGCTCATCGCGGCGTGGAACTACCCGATCGCGATTCCGGTGTGGAAGCTCGGGCCGGCGCTGGCCGCGGGGAATGCTGCCGTTTTCAAGCCGGCGAGCGCGACGCCGAACGTGATGCGGAAGGTCTTCGAGTGCATCGACGCGGTCGGGTTCCCGGACGGCGTGGCGAACTACGTCGTCGGGTCGGGGAGCGAGGTCGGGAGCGCGCTGACGAGCCACCCGGGCGTGAACGCGGTGTCGTTCACGGGGAGCACGGCGACGGGCCGCCGGGTCTACGAGTCGGCGTGCGAGGACCAGAAGCGCGTGCAGACGGAGATGGGCGGGAAGAATCCGACCATCGTCTCGGATTCGGCGGACCTCGAGGACGCGCTCGACATCGTCCAAGGAGGTGCGTTCGGCGTGACCGGGCAGGCCTGTACGGCGACGTCGCGCGCCATCGTCTACGAGGACGTCTACGACGAGTTCCTGGAGGGTATCGTGGCGCGCACGGAGTCAATCGAAGTCGGTCCCGGGCTGAAGGGCGGTGAGATGGGGCCGCAGGCGAACGAGAGCGAGCTCGAAGGGACGCTCGACTACGTCGACGTCGCGAAGGAGGACGGCGCGACGCTGGAGACGGGCGGCGGCCGCCCGGAGGCCGAAACGGACGGGTACTTCGTCGAGCCGACCGTGTTCTCCGACGTCGACCCCGAGATGCGTATCGCGCAAGAAGAGGTGTTCGGGCCGCTCCTCGCCGTCATCCCCGTGTCCGGGTTCGAGGAAGCGGTCGAGGTGGCGAACGGCGTGGATTACGGGCTCGCGGCGAGCATCGTGACGCAGGACCACTCGGAGGCGAACCGCTTCGTCGACGAGTCCGAGTCCGGCCTCGTGAAAATCAACGAGGGGACGACCGGGACCGAAGTCAACGTCCCCTTCGGCGGCATCAAGGACTCCTCCAGCAACACCTTCCGCGAGCAGGGCGACGCCGGCCTCCGGTTCTACACGCGCCTGAAGACCGTCTACGACAGCTACTAA
- a CDS encoding homing endonuclease associated repeat-containing protein produces the protein MDLLNTYMRSRGDYSPSLLKRTGTGGVRGSAGLSDDPLYAYLDEGELPHYVFASAGTPDIAVNGEPLDHRFGKYATMLVATDDRILCVAGGPDGDTTIDVPYTELETVDATTGRRKLSKQTKLTIETADTEITFRTKDTGAIPAARTFVDERVADAHLERARQKREAGARRREEDGVSADAELAEAADSAQRAVDWAPAGSTTMADGLDLVEAIDDEPIEPPETDDDPDRDADADSVSDSAELEDAPEPANADTRTTLKTKEPLTRAGDYDHIPTQGSVSGAIDALAESQVEPLDVTATEPAEDSETDADSAPEPPADRDVEPEPRGATSADMDAARASDLADPSGTVAGESTAPSAAGDDRSSTAAESASDSLDASEAAAESGRDAVPERYRRSYETVRDAYHAHEQFERAKIAGDVEEAKAHLQDARDAYETYLDERAVAPIEVDVDDLPGDSRALPPETDIERRLTELPEIPPREPIEGVSVAGTSTPTTLEKSTDGLAGDALDAEAEPGAEPEPEPTATVEDDAATDAAEPEVNDEPELDAEPDAEATTEDDASSPDAERTYEESGRLAEVRDELAALHEAKGDVLEETDLVESDVTVADCIEAYGSWTEAVEAAGCEPRPRLLGELQRVSLGLGEIPTREQMNAHGRYDATLYDRYFDSWADAKTELDAWTPDSTDDPEPNPEPKSLEARLADALRELRAEKGRVPTRSDVMHDCPHSILRFNREFGSLDDALDAAGVTAEPVE, from the coding sequence GTGGATTTACTCAACACCTACATGCGGTCGCGCGGGGACTACAGCCCGTCCCTGCTCAAGCGTACCGGCACCGGCGGCGTCCGCGGGAGCGCTGGCCTCAGCGACGACCCGCTCTACGCCTACCTCGACGAGGGCGAACTCCCCCACTACGTCTTCGCGAGCGCTGGCACGCCGGACATCGCGGTGAACGGCGAGCCGCTCGACCACCGGTTCGGCAAGTACGCGACGATGCTCGTCGCGACCGACGACCGCATCCTCTGCGTCGCCGGCGGCCCCGACGGCGACACGACCATCGACGTCCCCTACACCGAACTCGAAACCGTCGACGCGACGACCGGCCGACGGAAGCTCTCGAAGCAGACGAAACTCACGATCGAAACCGCGGACACGGAGATCACGTTCCGCACGAAGGACACCGGGGCGATTCCGGCTGCGCGCACGTTCGTCGACGAGCGCGTCGCCGACGCTCACCTCGAACGCGCGCGGCAGAAACGCGAGGCCGGCGCGCGCCGCCGCGAGGAGGACGGGGTCTCCGCCGACGCGGAACTCGCCGAAGCCGCCGACTCCGCACAGCGCGCGGTCGACTGGGCCCCCGCCGGATCGACGACGATGGCCGACGGCCTCGACCTCGTCGAAGCCATCGACGACGAACCCATCGAGCCGCCGGAGACCGACGACGACCCCGACCGCGACGCGGACGCCGACTCCGTCTCCGACTCCGCCGAACTCGAAGACGCTCCCGAACCCGCGAACGCCGACACGCGGACGACGCTGAAGACGAAGGAGCCGCTGACGCGCGCTGGCGACTACGACCACATCCCCACGCAGGGCTCCGTCTCCGGCGCAATCGACGCCCTCGCGGAGTCGCAGGTCGAGCCGCTCGACGTCACCGCCACCGAACCCGCCGAGGACTCGGAGACCGACGCCGATTCGGCCCCCGAACCTCCCGCCGACCGCGACGTCGAACCGGAGCCGCGCGGCGCGACGTCGGCCGATATGGACGCGGCGCGCGCGAGCGACCTCGCGGACCCCTCCGGGACGGTCGCCGGCGAGAGCACCGCGCCGAGCGCCGCCGGCGACGACCGCTCCTCGACCGCCGCCGAATCCGCGAGCGACTCCCTCGACGCGTCCGAGGCCGCGGCCGAGAGCGGTCGCGACGCGGTTCCCGAGCGGTACCGGCGTTCCTACGAGACGGTGCGCGACGCCTACCACGCGCACGAGCAGTTCGAGCGCGCGAAAATCGCGGGCGACGTCGAGGAGGCGAAAGCCCACCTCCAGGACGCCCGCGACGCCTACGAGACCTACCTCGACGAGCGCGCCGTCGCGCCCATCGAGGTCGACGTCGACGACCTCCCCGGCGACTCCCGCGCGCTCCCGCCGGAGACCGATATCGAACGCCGCCTCACCGAACTCCCCGAGATTCCCCCGCGCGAACCCATCGAGGGCGTCAGCGTCGCCGGGACGTCCACGCCGACCACGCTCGAAAAGTCGACCGACGGCCTCGCCGGCGACGCGCTCGACGCCGAAGCCGAACCCGGCGCGGAGCCGGAACCGGAGCCGACGGCCACCGTCGAGGACGACGCGGCGACCGACGCCGCCGAACCGGAAGTTAACGACGAACCGGAACTCGATGCTGAACCCGACGCCGAAGCGACGACGGAAGACGACGCGTCGTCGCCGGACGCCGAACGCACGTACGAGGAGTCCGGCCGGCTCGCTGAGGTCCGCGACGAGCTCGCGGCGCTCCACGAGGCGAAAGGCGACGTGCTCGAAGAGACCGACCTCGTCGAGAGCGACGTCACCGTCGCGGACTGCATCGAGGCGTACGGCTCGTGGACCGAAGCCGTCGAAGCCGCGGGCTGTGAGCCGCGCCCGCGCCTCCTCGGCGAACTCCAGCGCGTCTCCCTCGGCCTCGGCGAGATCCCGACGCGCGAGCAGATGAACGCGCACGGCCGCTACGACGCGACGCTCTACGACCGCTACTTCGACAGCTGGGCGGACGCGAAGACCGAACTCGACGCGTGGACGCCCGACAGCACCGACGACCCCGAGCCGAACCCCGAACCCAAATCCCTCGAAGCGCGACTCGCGGACGCCCTCCGCGAACTCCGCGCCGAGAAGGGCCGCGTCCCCACCCGCAGCGACGTGATGCACGACTGCCCGCACTCCATCCTCCGCTTCAACCGCGAGTTCGGCTCCCTCGACGACGCCCTCGACGCCGCCGGCGTCACCGCCGAACCCGTAGAGTAA